Within Coffea arabica cultivar ET-39 chromosome 4e, Coffea Arabica ET-39 HiFi, whole genome shotgun sequence, the genomic segment cgcgtgaaaagaaaggaacccagcaaccaaccaagaccgaccctggaccgtcaagtggaaaagggactggaatgaagaatctcgtttcttctgactctgaagacgaagaaggtacaggccattggttactttaaatttgaaaggtaaaatttcgagggcgaaattcttttaagggggagagagtgtgagaacccgtaatttgcattttctaggttttcgtatttttcatggcttgttttctgcactttctgtatccgaaaaattttctagataaattttatgagcaattatagtttttagataattttttctagtattggagagtttttagaaaattaagaatatatattggacgtgggacccgctagtgcgaaaagttcggaaaaattcggccaataaggttaagtttcggatactgtgtaaaatttatcgggtgttaagagataagtagagtgtgtgaaatgattgatgtgagagagaaaaagaagtgataagattgcattaatggagtgacaagtgtcacaccaccattggttggactttgttggcaactattcactattttgacttttgaccaaaaattggttaaatatctcaaaaatgcacaaaaaattaccatttcttacctcttgttggccgaacctcttgtgcaaggaaggaagaagaaactcttcaagttctggctactacttggtgcaaatcacccaaaaacatttgcttacatccatttctactccataaaactctttctagttggtgatagaggttgtttggtgaagttttcttgaagagctagggtggtctacaactcctcttctcttatttcttaggtaagtgatgattaaacattctactacacttattgatgcttatatggtgcttaatgggacctaaagtgatggattatgtgacttgtttcttgatttgaagtgttttggtgaagttttcaattttatgatgaattttctggtttcatatgatcttgatgttgtggttgtttttgatggttggtaataaggggctttagctctagtaggtgcatatgataggaaattgcaatcaattttgaatttggaagaatttctggaaaattagggttcttggttgaacattctgtccgaaattttaggtcatagatagaggccgaattggactttgctcaaaacatgaaagttgtaggtattgatgattttgaagtgtctgaaaaatttcagggcatttggagtagtgtagagtgagttatgccgtttttactgttgctgttctgggtgaacagaatgtacgaactgcgatagtaattgtgtattttgactggcattggtttgtattttgaagttggtgtcttctgatgaaatgtagctggatgtcttagctagcttatgcctttggaatttcggcatttggacttgtatagactgagttgtgttcattacagttttgtgtgttttgcaaacctgttttggtaactctggtttagtatttggcacatttgacctagttgtgctaggatttggactgagaggccttctacattgttgtagccctgtcttttagcttcgagatggtgggtcttacgccctcatccgataagcgtagcgcattttgtgccattaccgcatacggaggccaaacctatttttgttgattgatcaaatgagttatattttttgattttctggtttgctattatgcttatatatgtatatgaaaccctattggggttgtgattggcatggctttatgattcgttatcgagtctcattgtacttgtttgcatgttttaaggcttactcttattccggtcatttcctagctaacttttgtacttgtattgctttgagcctagtgaacggattttgggaaatgagatgacttttgtgtgaggttttgggactgatttgaggaaatcatgaagccttaatggctggaaaagtaacaaatttaggggaaatgctgtccgattttctaggccgtttggttctttaagttggatttgccttttgatggaaatgaagggcttttgggttgttgaccctaggtcttcatgttatcttttgtttccaagaaaatcatgtttttgcacccttgcattagtatttttgggcaaggcgtacgacgtgtagtcgagcctcacttgtgcattccgtttactcgattttggatatgaaaccttcaattggtttattttgattattttagggtttcttggcgattaaggccaatctgaagtaaaaacttttgaagttgagccggtgagtgtaccactcccctccattgctgtttaacttgatttctgctctgcaatctgtttaacttgatttctgctctgcaatctgtttatttgttcgagacgagggtgtactttatcacactcgttctctagtctgttcatatgccaatttactatgcaaaatttgaatctgttatctgtgtctgcatctgttcggatttctatgacctatgagctcaatcctgtggctaagttattcgagtcgggccggcaagggcctggacgattagataacgaaccacggtagtctgttcggggattttgggtattgagacccttgattccgggtatactcgagtattaccattttgttcgtttgaggtgagcgggcccggtaaaggggtgtttggtggacggaattcggtgataagaggggtctacggacgcgttggttctatatacgttgacggagagtcaaccggtttggatcaagtattgcgctggaaatttggctcctgagagccacccgtatccttctgatttgaatcattggttcctttgctttacatctgacatgtgtatctgatttgttaaatgtgaaatgccatgattttaatgctatctgtttggtacctcattgagcgcaagctcacccctttccgttccttttgttttccttacaggaaaataaacccttttggtctggatttgacaaatggctaccaaattgagctagttgaacatatcttttgtatagctcatgtattaaaaccctaagtgtacttttggggcgttttctcttttgattcggcaaaccgtgtgtatatattaacttttgaaaacttttgtatgtcattttgatttgtaaacgctaaagttcagatgtgaatgtttgttggctatttcggttgggttctgacgggtcggtcactattcatggccgacttcggatttcatttttttaaattttgggttattttaccattttgacctgtttacgctcgtttgtaagttccggatcgcaatagatagctctaatctgatccgtagtcctggcgagagctgggcaggcagtccactaacccctttggttcgccttaggggaaagtggggctgttacaagatTAGAGTAGTATAATTATTGGAGTCTATAATTGGGAAGGGTGGTTCCCCATTTCGatctttttctttcaataaaATTTGGGGCGCTTGTcctcttttgaaaaaaaaaaaagtttaaatttaacttgtattgagtcctggcgagagttaggcaggcattctgcggatacccttggatttgccctagggagaagtgggggcgtcacacatttTGTATATGAGAAAAGATTAGGTTAACTCTTTAATTGATCACATATTCATTGTGCTAATCTTAGTTTTGTTCATCAACTTAAAAAAATGTCatgtaattaaaaataattttcttttgatataGCACAAGAGTTTGTGCTTGACTAATGTAATATTTGCATTCTGTTATTGCAaactatttctttatttttttagaaaaattatctaacatttttttaccaaaataatGTAGGTATCAAACACACAAAGTATAACAGTTGCTATAGCCCTtcgtaaaataaaaaagaacgcatagttttttaaattttattcattttaacttCACCTTTGATCTACgtattaaaattttgatttaccTTTTATACTGCGTagaaaaaaccaacaaataggATTTTAAGTTGGGATTTGAAGAAAAGTTAAGCGATACTATTTTTTTATAGCAACAAGTAGGAAAAGAATTGtataaattagaaaattttaattgGTATTAAATAAGGTTAAAAAGTTGACAACAAAATGCAGTCTAATTGGTCAGATACTTCTCCTAAAGAATACACATGGCAATCAACTAAGTACAAACTAAAAAGTCAATTATTTGGCAATTATACACTGTAAGGATGCAGCACAAGTTTCAGGTAAACCAAATTGTGAAAACATAAGGAGTGCAGTAAGTAATGAGCTGTTGTTGCTGTTgtcattattattactattgctattattgttatttttattattaaacaaAAACAATGAAACGGAAAATTGAGGGAAGCAGTAATTTCACCTGGAGAGAGTTATTGAAATACCAAAATGTTATGTCCAGTTGCCTATTGACATCTTGGAGTTCCTGCGTCATTCCGGTGGATCTCGACTGGTAACGGTTGGGATGAGAAAGAAGATGATTGTAGCTCAATGGTGGAATCATTTGATTATTTGTCAGAGACCAGTCTTCACTCATAAAAATGTCTTCCCACTCTTCACTGGTTGTTTTGGAACGTAAGAGACAGGCAACTGTTTTCACAGCCAAAGGCAGCCCTCCACACTTTTTCACAATTTGCTTACCTATTTCTTCAAATTCCAAGGCTTGACTGCCATCTCTATTCTCAAAGGCATGCTTCACAAATAAGGACCAACAATCATCCTCTGATATTAAATTCATATGATGAATTGACTTCTCTCCCCATCATCCTTGCAACGTACAGATTCCTTGTTGTAAGAATGATTCTACTGCCCCTTAATCCACCTTCGAAAGCAATCCGTAAATTACCCCATTGATTGTAGTCACTAATCCAAACATCATCTAGAACAAGAAGAAACTTTTTACCGGTAAGACCAACTTTTAACTTCACCTGGAGGGAATTTAAATTCTCATGGGAGTCGGAAAATGAAATGTTGAGTTCCCTAAGGAGTTCCTTTGTTATCCTAGTAGGATCATATTCTTCTGATACGTAAACCCATGCCATGGTAGAAAAATGGTTCTTCACCCTCTGGTCATTGTAAACCAATTGAGCCAAGGTGGTTTTGCCAATTCCACCTAGTCCAAATATGGGAATCACAGCGATGCGATCCCCATTTGCATCCTCAGATAGCAACATTTGTATTATCTTCTCTCTGTCATTATCTCTCCCATAAATAGCAGTCTTATCAACCAAAGAAGTTGTTGGTATTGGTAGTTGACATGATTGTCTCTTCGACTCCCCAACTTGAAGACCCAAGGGATTAATTTGTTTTACAAATGCTTCCAGTCTAACTGCTATTCTCTCTATCTGGGGAATAATCATTTTAAGGAACTTACTACTCAGAGATGGAATGTAATCGGAAGCACTTTCCCAGTTGCTGCTTGAGCTTTGGCACACATTTTCCTCCTTAACTCGTAGAGCTTCCGAATTGATCTCATTGAGTAAGCCATCTGCTTCGTAAACAGTATCACGAAGCTCTTCAAGCCATTGCTTGACAGATGGGTCCCTTGTTTGCTTGATATCTGCATCATCAAGTAGTGCTGCAGCTACCACtaatttcatcttgagtttttTGAAGAGTTCAACATCTGCTTGGTAGACAGTGTCACGAAAGAAATTCAGAAACTCTGCTTTAGGCATACTATCATATACCACTGGAAGGAAAGTGGGAATAACAGAAGCTATATCTCCGGATGAAAAATACACAACTTAGAATAACTTGCACGTCAacactagagagagagagagagagagagacaaagaaaGGGAAAGCGAGAGCCCTGGAATGATTGAAAAGAAGATGAACCTTGTTGCTTCCAATGGGATACCTTTATGGTAGGAACCTGCCTATGGTAGGAAGGCCGGCAGAGAGCGACACGTGTTGGGGTTCATACAGTACAAACGGAGACGTTAAATTATTGTAGAGCGCGCGGAGAGGAAATATACGAGAACCGTCTGCAGATGCAACCAAAAAGCACACTGACTTCCGTATGATCTCATAGGTTAGGCCAAGAAGTGTTATTGCAGATTAAAACCAGAGGCATTTATGTATTTGCAAATATACCCATTTCCAATGGAAAAATGCTGCAAATGCCTTGGACAAAAAATGTGCGCAAAGAAGGTAccgaaattttaagaaataataaatgattatCGCACACGCGTGGGGGATAATAAtttggaagaaggaaaagtggagGTAAACGAAAGGATTCAAGccttcattatatttatatacatatataaatttagtacCAAGTGTTGAGCTTAAGCATGTGGGAAAATGGAGTAGTAACTATTGTTATGgtaaaaaaacagtttttgacatgaTATAATAGGTTATAATAATTTTAGCAACCATTTGATTACCTGTTGGACTTATCCACTTGAATAGGATTATGCGTAAAAATAAGGAAGTAAGTTTgtcatctaaaatagtaagttaacgtAATAAACTAGTAACTTTTACAGCCCAAAAGGTGAATTGAAAGTATTATGAAACATACTTTTTAAAGAgataaattacaatttttatCCTCAATATACTTTTGAGGGAGTAAGTTTATTCGAAGTAATAGtatgtttttatacataaataatcatttttacttataacatagtaaatttgattaatgacaAAAACATGCTAATTTATGGCAAAAATATTCTATTATGCTTAAAAAACTTATGCCAAGCccatattttattgttatttgaaataacactaaaatgttttattaatgattaaaactgaGTACCTTACTTAGTAAGTACTGTTAATATACTTGTATAAATACTTGATCGTATGTGAATAAATtagtatttttgaaatttatacataattaaattttttctgttgtagttttaaaaaaaaagtaagcgaAAATTTTTTTGCGCAGAGCACAAAAATCCACAAGTCAAAATAGTTGGTCTGAAAGGGAAGGA encodes:
- the LOC113740926 gene encoding putative disease resistance RPP13-like protein 1 encodes the protein MPKAEFLNFFRDTVYQADVELFKKLKMKLVVAAALLDDADIKQTRDPSVKQWLEELRDTVYEADGLLNEINSEALRVKEENVCQSSSSNWESASDYIPSLSSKFLKMIIPQIERIAVRLEAFVKQINPLGLQVGESKRQSCQLPIPTTSLVDKTAIYGRDNDREKIIQMLLSEDANGDRIAVIPIFGLGGIGKTTLAQLVYNDQRVKNHFSTMAWVYVSEEYDPTRITKELLRELNISFSDSHENLNSLQVKLKVGLTGKKFLLVLDDVWISDYNQWGNLRIAFEGGLRGSRIILTTRNLYVARMMGREVNSSYEFNIRG